GTATTAATGAAATTACCAAGCTTGATGGTGTTTATTTGCATTTGTATGGAAAGAAAATAACCAAACCTTTCCGTAAAATGGGGCACATCACCATTATTGACAATGATTTAGAGAATGCCTTTTCAAAGGCTAAGATTGTTAAAGAAACGTTCAAGATTCAGGCGTAGATTTTAACAATCAACTAAATTCATTCAAATAATACAATTTATCATTAATAATTTTAAAAATAATGAGCAATCCACAAGTTGGAATTATAATGGGCAGCGATTCAGATTTAAAAGTAATGTCGGCCGCTGCTGAAATTTTAGAAAAATTCGATATTCCTTTTGAATTAACCATTGTTTCGGCTCACCGTACACCTCACAGAATGATTGAATATGCTGAACAAGCTGCTGAGCGTGGATTAAAAGTAATTATTGCAGGAGCCGGTGGAGCGGCTCACCTTCCAGGGATGGTTGCCTCTATTACTACTTTACCAGTAATTGGTGTTCCGGTAAAATCAAGCAATTCAATTGATGGTTGGGATTCTGTATTATCAATTCTTCAAATGCCTGCTGGAATTCCAGTGGCTACTGTTGCATTAAACGGAGCTGCCAATGCGGGTATTTTAGCTGCAAACATTATTGGTGCATTTGATAAATCAGTTGCTGAAAAGCTTCAAACTTACAAAAACGAATTACGCGACAAGGTAATGACCAATGTTGACAAAATTGACCGTTTGGGATACAAAAAGGTTTTGGAGCATAAGTTAAGCATGCATCCGTAGAGATCATAATCAACAAATGAGAATAAATAGGGCCTTGATTTTTAGTAATCTGGGCCTTATTTATTTATTGAATAATCGGTAAGGGCAATAATACGCAGCGGGGCTCCACTGCCTCCACCTATTTTCATGGGTAAGGCTACTATGCTAAAACCTTTGGGTGGCAATAAATGAAGATTGGCGACATTTTCAAAGATGGGGACTTCACTTTGAGCCAGTACAATGTGAGTTTGGAATGTTTGTGATTGGCCAAAATCAATGCTAGGCGTATCAATGCCAACAGCTTTTATGTTCCGCTGCTCAATTAACCATTTGGCAGCAGCAGGATCTAAACCAGGAAAGTGAAGTGCTTTAACGCCTTCCTGTCCACGTAAATCGGTACCCATATACTTACTTCTATCAGGCCAATAATTTCCATATCCGGTATTAAGCAGTACAATCATACCAGGCTTAATTTTCCCATTTGCAGATTCCCAATTGATAAAATCTTCCTTTTTAACCAGATAATCCGGAGTCTTTGCCGCTACCTTACTAATATCAATAACAACAGCCTCTCCGATTAATTTTTCCAAAGCAACTTGGTCAACAGTTGCCTTGTTTGCATAAAAGTGGGCAGGAGCGTCAAGGTGAGTGCCTCCATGTTCGGCTGCGCAAAACGAATTGGCTTCATAGTGATATCCCTTTTCGGTGGTTCCTTTAAAACCAGTTTTTAATTGAAACCCACTCTCGGTAGGCCAGTAGATAGTTTCATTATTAAAAGGATAGGTAAGGTCGATGATCTTACCTGCAATTTGTGCATTTGCACTATTGGTGACCAAAAACAGTAAAATCAAAACATAAAAAGCATACCGTTTCATAGCTGTAAATTAACATGTTATAATTTACACAAAAAACCTGCAATGCTCAATGTGCTTTAAAACAATTACACCTTATAGCAAACAGCATTTATATTCATACCGGCACCAACTGAGGCAAATAATATAATATCTCCACTATTTATTTCATGCTCATCACCCAATTCTCCTTTTCTAACCAAATCATACAGTGTGGGGATGGTAGCAACCGAACTATTACCTAGTTTATGAATGCTCATTGGCATAATGTTCTCAGGAATATCCTTAATATCATAAAGCTTGTATAACTCTTTAGTGAATCCCTCATCCATTTTTTCATTAGCCTGATGTAAGAATATCTTTTTTACGTCCCTAACATCAACACCAGCCTTATCTAAACAAGCTTTCATTGCCGAAGGAACATGCTTCATGGCATATTCGAATACTTTTCGACCTTTCATTTTAATATAACGAACCCGAGGATCACTTCCTGGGAAATTACCTTTCCCCATAAACAAATAATCAACTTCTTCATTACAATGACTGAGCACACTGCTTGCTAAAATACCAGCACCGGAAGTTGAAGAAGTCTCTGCTTCAACAATACAGGCTCCAGCACCATCAGAAAAAATCATGCTATCGCGATCATATACATCAATAACCCTGCTAAGGGTTTCCGCGCCAATAACTAAGCATCGTTTGGCAACTCCTGCTTTAATAAAAGCATCCGCCTGAATAACTCCTTGCAACCAACCGGGGCAACCAAATAACAAATCATAGGGCACGCAGGCAGGGTTTTTAATTCCTAAGCCATGCTTTACCCTGCTGGCCAGAGTTGGTATTAAATCTGTTTGAATGGTGTGTTTTATAACATTACCAACGTTATGGGCTACAATCAGCTGATCAATTGTTTCTGGATCAATGCCTGCATCAGCAATGGCTATCTGAGCAGCAATAACTGCCATATCTGACGTATTGAGTTCACAAGTGGCATAACGACGTTCAGCAATACCGGTTATTTGTTGAAATTTATCAGCAATTAAAGTAGGCGGTTGATTAATCAACTGCTGCTTTTCATCATAAAAATCATGAGCTGCAAAATCTCTGTTAGTTTTAACAAGGGAAGGAATAAATGAACCGGTTCCGGTAATAACACTCTTTGGT
Above is a window of Solitalea lacus DNA encoding:
- the purE gene encoding 5-(carboxyamino)imidazole ribonucleotide mutase; protein product: MSNPQVGIIMGSDSDLKVMSAAAEILEKFDIPFELTIVSAHRTPHRMIEYAEQAAERGLKVIIAGAGGAAHLPGMVASITTLPVIGVPVKSSNSIDGWDSVLSILQMPAGIPVATVALNGAANAGILAANIIGAFDKSVAEKLQTYKNELRDKVMTNVDKIDRLGYKKVLEHKLSMHP
- a CDS encoding cyclase family protein, translating into MKRYAFYVLILLFLVTNSANAQIAGKIIDLTYPFNNETIYWPTESGFQLKTGFKGTTEKGYHYEANSFCAAEHGGTHLDAPAHFYANKATVDQVALEKLIGEAVVIDISKVAAKTPDYLVKKEDFINWESANGKIKPGMIVLLNTGYGNYWPDRSKYMGTDLRGQEGVKALHFPGLDPAAAKWLIEQRNIKAVGIDTPSIDFGQSQTFQTHIVLAQSEVPIFENVANLHLLPPKGFSIVALPMKIGGGSGAPLRIIALTDYSINK
- a CDS encoding 3-oxoacyl-ACP synthase III family protein; protein product: MQVPKSVITGTGSFIPSLVKTNRDFAAHDFYDEKQQLINQPPTLIADKFQQITGIAERRYATCELNTSDMAVIAAQIAIADAGIDPETIDQLIVAHNVGNVIKHTIQTDLIPTLASRVKHGLGIKNPACVPYDLLFGCPGWLQGVIQADAFIKAGVAKRCLVIGAETLSRVIDVYDRDSMIFSDGAGACIVEAETSSTSGAGILASSVLSHCNEEVDYLFMGKGNFPGSDPRVRYIKMKGRKVFEYAMKHVPSAMKACLDKAGVDVRDVKKIFLHQANEKMDEGFTKELYKLYDIKDIPENIMPMSIHKLGNSSVATIPTLYDLVRKGELGDEHEINSGDIILFASVGAGMNINAVCYKV